From the genome of Homo sapiens chromosome 19 genomic scaffold, GRCh38.p14 alternate locus group ALT_REF_LOCI_7 HSCHR19LRC_PGF1_CTG3_1, one region includes:
- the CNOT3 gene encoding CCR4-NOT transcription complex subunit 3 isoform 11 (isoform 11 is encoded by transcript variant 12), translating to MADKRKLQGEIDRCLKKVSEGVEQFEDIWQKLHNAANANQKEKYEADLKKEIKKLQRLRDQIKTWVASNEIKDKRQLIDNRKLIETQMERFKVVERETKTKAYSKEGLGLAQKVDPAQKEKEEVGQWLTNTIDTLNMQVDQFESEVESLSVQTRKKKGDKDQKQDRIEGLKRHIEKHRYHVRMLETILRMLDNDSILVDAIRKIKDDVEYYVDSSQDPDFEENEFLYDDLDLEDIPQALVATSPPSHSHMEDEIFNQSSSTPTSTTSSSPIPPSPANCTTENSEDDKKRGRSTDSEVSQSPAKNGSKPVHSNQHPQSPAVPPTYPSGPPPAASALSTTPGNNGVPAPAAPPSALGPKASPAPSHNSGTPAPYAQAVAPPAPSGPSTTQPRPPSVQPSGGGGGGSGGGGSSSSSNSSAGGGAGKQNGATSYSSVVADSPAEVALSSSGGNNASSQALGPPSGPHNPPPSTSKEPSAAAPTGAGGVAPGSGNNSGGPSLLVPLPVNPPSSPTPSFSDAKAAGALLNGPPQFSTAPEIKAPEPLSSLKSMAERAAISSGIEDPVPTLHLTERDIILSSTSAPPASAQPPLQLSEVNIPLSLGVCPLGPVPLTKEQLYQQAMEEAAWHHMPHPSDSERIRQYLPRNPCPTPPYHHQMPPPHSDTVEFYQRLSTETLFFIFYYLEVQQGPRGSLGPPGFAATAAVPPRAGGVRALRHSIWQPRP from the exons ATGGCGGACAAGCGCAAACTCCAAG GTGAGATTGATCGCTGCCTCAAGAAGGTGTCCGAGGGCGTGGAGCAGTTTGAAGATATTTGGCAGAAG CTCCACAATGCAGCCAACGCGAACCAGAAAGAAAAGTATGAGGCTGACCTAAAGAAGGAGATTAAGAAGCTACAA CGGCTGAGGGACCAAATCAAGACATGGGTAGCGTCCAACGAGATCAAGGACAAGAGGCAGCTTATAGACAACCGCAAGCTCATTGAGACG CAAATGGAACGGTTCAAAGTTGTGGAACGAGAGACCAAAACCAAAGCTTACAGCAAAgagggcctgggcctggcccagaagGTAGATCCTGcccagaaggagaaggaagaggttgGCCAGTGGCTCACG aATACCATCGACACGCTCAACATGCAGGTGGACCAGTTTGAGAGTGAAGTGGAGTCACTGTCAGTGCAGACACGCAAGAAGAAGGGCGACAAGGAT CAGAAGCAGGACCGGATTGAGGGCTTGAAGCGGCACATCGAGAAGCACCGCTACCACGTGCGCATGCTAGAGACCATCCTGCGCATGCTGGACAATGACTCCATCCTCGTTGACGCCATCCGCAAGATCAAGGACGACGTTGAGTACTATGTTGACTCATCCCAGGACCCCGACTTCGAGGAGAACGAGTTTCTCTACGATGACCTGGACCTCGAGGACATTC CACAGGCGCTGGTCGCCACCTCCCCTCCCAGCCACAGCCACATGGAGGATGAGATCTTCAACCAGTCCAGCAGCACGCCCACCTCAACCACCTCCAGCTCTCCCATCCCGCCCAGCCCAGCCAACTGTACCACG GAAAACTCTGAAGATGATAAGAAGAGGGGACGTTCCACAGACAGTGAAGTCAGCCAG TCTCCAGCCAAAAACGGCTCCAAGCCTGTCCACAGCAACCAGCACCCTCAGTCCCCAGCTGTGCCGCCCACCTACCCCTCCGGCCCCCCGCCTGCTGCCTCTGCCTTGAGCACCACTCCTGGCAACAATGGGGTCCCCGCCCCCGCAGCACCCCCAAGTGCCCTGGGCCCCAAGGCCAGTCCAGCTCCCAGCCACAACTCGGGCACCCCTGCTCCCTATGCCCAGGCTGTGGCCCCACCAGCTCCCAGTGGGCCCAGCACGACCCAGCCCCGGCCCCCCAGCGTCCAGCCTAgcggaggcggaggcggcggCAGCGGAGGTGGAGGGAGCAGCAGCAGTAGTAACAGCAGTGCCGGTGGAGGGGCTGGCAAGCAGAATGGCGCCACCA GTTACAGCTCAGTTGTGGCAGACAGCCCGGCAGAGGTGGCTTTGAGCAGCAGTGGGGGCAACAATGCCAGCAGCCAGGCCTTGGGCCCCCCTTCCGGCCCCCACAACCCACCTCCCAGCACCTC GAAGGAACCCAGTGCGGCAGCCCCAACGGGGGCTGGGGGCGTGGCCCCAGGCTCAGGGAACAACTCAGGGGGACCCAGCCTCCTGGTGCCACTGCCTGTGAATCCTCCCAGCTCCCCAACGCCCAGCTTCAGTGATGCCAAGGCAGCCGGTGCCCTGCTCAATGGGCCTCCACAGTTCAGCACCGCCCCAGAAATCAAG GCCCCTGAGCCTCTGAGCTCCTTGAAGTCCATGGCGGAACGGGCAGCCATCAGCTCTGGCATTGAGGACCCTGTGCCAACGCTGCACCTGACCGAGCGAG aCATCATCCTGAGCAGTACATCAGCACCTCCGGCCTCAGCCCAGCCGCCCCTGCAGCTGTCAGAGGTGAACATACCGCTGTCGCTGGGTGTCTGTCCACTGGGCCCTGTGCCCCTCACCAAGGAGCAGCTCTATCAGCAGGCCATGGAAGAGGCCGCCTGGCACCACATGCCTCACCCCTCTGACTCTGAGCGTATTCG GCAGTACCTCCCCCGGAACCCCTGTCCGACGCCCCCCTACCACCACCAGATGCCACCCCCACACTCGGACACTGTGGAATTCTACCAGCGCCTGTCGACCGAGACACTCTTCTTCATCTTCTACTATCTGGAGGTACAGCAGGGCCCCCGGGGCAGCCTCGGGCCCCCCGGCttcgccgccaccgccgccgtcCCCCCTCGGGCTGGAGGGGTGAG GGCACTAAGGCACAGTATCTGGCAGCCAAGGCCCTAA
- the CNOT3 gene encoding CCR4-NOT transcription complex subunit 3 isoform X7, giving the protein MADKRKLQGEIDRCLKKVSEGVEQFEDIWQKLHNAANANQKEKYEADLKKEIKKLQRLRDQIKTWVASNEIKDKRQLIDNRKLIETQMERFKVVERETKTKAYSKEGLGLAQKVDPAQKEKEEVGQWLTNTIDTLNMQVDQFESEVESLSVQTRKKKGDKDQKQDRIEGLKRHIEKHRYHVRMLETILRMLDNDSILVDAIRKIKDDVEYYVDSSQDPDFEENEFLYDDLDLEDIPQALVATSPPSHSHMEDEIFNQSSSTPTSTTSSSPIPPSPANCTTENSEDDKKRGRSTDSEVSQSPAKNGSKPVHSNQHPQSPAVPPTYPSGPPPAASALSTTPGNNGVPAPAAPPSALGPKASPAPSHNSGTPAPYAQAVAPPAPSGPSTTQPRPPSVQPSGGGGGGSGGGGSSSSSNSSAGGGAGKQNGATSYSSVVADSPAEVALSSSGGNNASSQALGPPSGPHNPPPSTSKEPSAAAPTGAGGVAPGSGNNSGGPSLLVPLPVNPPSSPTPSFSDAKAAGALLNGPPQFSTAPEIKAPEPLSSLKSMAERAAISSGIEDPVPTLHLTERDIILSSTSAPPASAQPPLQLSEVNIPLSLGVCPLGPVPLTKEQLYQQAMEEAAWHHMPHPSDSERIRQYLPRNPCPTPPYHHQMPPPHSDTVEFYQRLSTETLFFIFYYLELL; this is encoded by the exons ATGGCGGACAAGCGCAAACTCCAAG GTGAGATTGATCGCTGCCTCAAGAAGGTGTCCGAGGGCGTGGAGCAGTTTGAAGATATTTGGCAGAAG CTCCACAATGCAGCCAACGCGAACCAGAAAGAAAAGTATGAGGCTGACCTAAAGAAGGAGATTAAGAAGCTACAA CGGCTGAGGGACCAAATCAAGACATGGGTAGCGTCCAACGAGATCAAGGACAAGAGGCAGCTTATAGACAACCGCAAGCTCATTGAGACG CAAATGGAACGGTTCAAAGTTGTGGAACGAGAGACCAAAACCAAAGCTTACAGCAAAgagggcctgggcctggcccagaagGTAGATCCTGcccagaaggagaaggaagaggttgGCCAGTGGCTCACG aATACCATCGACACGCTCAACATGCAGGTGGACCAGTTTGAGAGTGAAGTGGAGTCACTGTCAGTGCAGACACGCAAGAAGAAGGGCGACAAGGAT CAGAAGCAGGACCGGATTGAGGGCTTGAAGCGGCACATCGAGAAGCACCGCTACCACGTGCGCATGCTAGAGACCATCCTGCGCATGCTGGACAATGACTCCATCCTCGTTGACGCCATCCGCAAGATCAAGGACGACGTTGAGTACTATGTTGACTCATCCCAGGACCCCGACTTCGAGGAGAACGAGTTTCTCTACGATGACCTGGACCTCGAGGACATTC CACAGGCGCTGGTCGCCACCTCCCCTCCCAGCCACAGCCACATGGAGGATGAGATCTTCAACCAGTCCAGCAGCACGCCCACCTCAACCACCTCCAGCTCTCCCATCCCGCCCAGCCCAGCCAACTGTACCACG GAAAACTCTGAAGATGATAAGAAGAGGGGACGTTCCACAGACAGTGAAGTCAGCCAG TCTCCAGCCAAAAACGGCTCCAAGCCTGTCCACAGCAACCAGCACCCTCAGTCCCCAGCTGTGCCGCCCACCTACCCCTCCGGCCCCCCGCCTGCTGCCTCTGCCTTGAGCACCACTCCTGGCAACAATGGGGTCCCCGCCCCCGCAGCACCCCCAAGTGCCCTGGGCCCCAAGGCCAGTCCAGCTCCCAGCCACAACTCGGGCACCCCTGCTCCCTATGCCCAGGCTGTGGCCCCACCAGCTCCCAGTGGGCCCAGCACGACCCAGCCCCGGCCCCCCAGCGTCCAGCCTAgcggaggcggaggcggcggCAGCGGAGGTGGAGGGAGCAGCAGCAGTAGTAACAGCAGTGCCGGTGGAGGGGCTGGCAAGCAGAATGGCGCCACCA GTTACAGCTCAGTTGTGGCAGACAGCCCGGCAGAGGTGGCTTTGAGCAGCAGTGGGGGCAACAATGCCAGCAGCCAGGCCTTGGGCCCCCCTTCCGGCCCCCACAACCCACCTCCCAGCACCTC GAAGGAACCCAGTGCGGCAGCCCCAACGGGGGCTGGGGGCGTGGCCCCAGGCTCAGGGAACAACTCAGGGGGACCCAGCCTCCTGGTGCCACTGCCTGTGAATCCTCCCAGCTCCCCAACGCCCAGCTTCAGTGATGCCAAGGCAGCCGGTGCCCTGCTCAATGGGCCTCCACAGTTCAGCACCGCCCCAGAAATCAAG GCCCCTGAGCCTCTGAGCTCCTTGAAGTCCATGGCGGAACGGGCAGCCATCAGCTCTGGCATTGAGGACCCTGTGCCAACGCTGCACCTGACCGAGCGAG aCATCATCCTGAGCAGTACATCAGCACCTCCGGCCTCAGCCCAGCCGCCCCTGCAGCTGTCAGAGGTGAACATACCGCTGTCGCTGGGTGTCTGTCCACTGGGCCCTGTGCCCCTCACCAAGGAGCAGCTCTATCAGCAGGCCATGGAAGAGGCCGCCTGGCACCACATGCCTCACCCCTCTGACTCTGAGCGTATTCG GCAGTACCTCCCCCGGAACCCCTGTCCGACGCCCCCCTACCACCACCAGATGCCACCCCCACACTCGGACACTGTGGAATTCTACCAGCGCCTGTCGACCGAGACACTCTTCTTCATCTTCTACTATCTGGAG CTTCTCTGA
- the CNOT3 gene encoding CCR4-NOT transcription complex subunit 3 isoform 2 (isoform 2 is encoded by transcript variant 2) → MADKRKLQGEIDRCLKKVSEGVEQFEDIWQKLHNAANANQKEKYEADLKKEIKKLQRLRDQIKTWVASNEIKDKRQLIDNRKLIETQMERFKVVERETKTKAYSKEGLGLAQKVDPAQKEKEEVGQWLTNTIDTLNMQVDQFESEVESLSVQTRKKKGDKDQKQDRIEGLKRHIEKHRYHVRMLETILRMLDNDSILVDAIRKIKDDVEYYVDSSQDPDFEENEFLYDDLDLEDIPQALVATSPPSHSHMEDEIFNQSSSTPTSTTSSSPIPPSPANCTTENSEDDKKRGRSTDSEVSQSPAKNGSKPVHSNQHPQSPAVPPTYPSGPPPAASALSTTPGNNGVPAPAAPPSALGPKASPAPSHNSGTPAPYAQAVAPPAPSGPSTTQPRPPSVQPSGGGGGGSGGGGSSSSSNSSAGGGAGKQNGATSYSSVVADSPAEVALSSSGGNNASSQALGPPSGPHNPPPSTSKEPSAAAPTGAGGVAPGSGNNSGGPSLLVPLPVNPPSSPTPSFSDAKAAGALLNGPPQFSTAPEIKAPEPLSSLKSMAERAAISSGIEDPVPTLHLTERDIILSSTSAPPASAQPPLQLSEVNIPLSLGVCPLGPVPLTKEQLYQQAMEEAAWHHMPHPSDSERIRQYLPRNPCPTPPYHHQMPPPHSDTVEFYQRLSTETLFFIFYYLEGTKAQYLAAKALKKQSWRFHTKYMMWFQRHEEPKTITDEFEQIPDHLLVHSLTAFSPGQGTYIYFDYEKWGQRKKEGFTFEYRYLEDRDLQ, encoded by the exons ATGGCGGACAAGCGCAAACTCCAAG GTGAGATTGATCGCTGCCTCAAGAAGGTGTCCGAGGGCGTGGAGCAGTTTGAAGATATTTGGCAGAAG CTCCACAATGCAGCCAACGCGAACCAGAAAGAAAAGTATGAGGCTGACCTAAAGAAGGAGATTAAGAAGCTACAA CGGCTGAGGGACCAAATCAAGACATGGGTAGCGTCCAACGAGATCAAGGACAAGAGGCAGCTTATAGACAACCGCAAGCTCATTGAGACG CAAATGGAACGGTTCAAAGTTGTGGAACGAGAGACCAAAACCAAAGCTTACAGCAAAgagggcctgggcctggcccagaagGTAGATCCTGcccagaaggagaaggaagaggttgGCCAGTGGCTCACG aATACCATCGACACGCTCAACATGCAGGTGGACCAGTTTGAGAGTGAAGTGGAGTCACTGTCAGTGCAGACACGCAAGAAGAAGGGCGACAAGGAT CAGAAGCAGGACCGGATTGAGGGCTTGAAGCGGCACATCGAGAAGCACCGCTACCACGTGCGCATGCTAGAGACCATCCTGCGCATGCTGGACAATGACTCCATCCTCGTTGACGCCATCCGCAAGATCAAGGACGACGTTGAGTACTATGTTGACTCATCCCAGGACCCCGACTTCGAGGAGAACGAGTTTCTCTACGATGACCTGGACCTCGAGGACATTC CACAGGCGCTGGTCGCCACCTCCCCTCCCAGCCACAGCCACATGGAGGATGAGATCTTCAACCAGTCCAGCAGCACGCCCACCTCAACCACCTCCAGCTCTCCCATCCCGCCCAGCCCAGCCAACTGTACCACG GAAAACTCTGAAGATGATAAGAAGAGGGGACGTTCCACAGACAGTGAAGTCAGCCAG TCTCCAGCCAAAAACGGCTCCAAGCCTGTCCACAGCAACCAGCACCCTCAGTCCCCAGCTGTGCCGCCCACCTACCCCTCCGGCCCCCCGCCTGCTGCCTCTGCCTTGAGCACCACTCCTGGCAACAATGGGGTCCCCGCCCCCGCAGCACCCCCAAGTGCCCTGGGCCCCAAGGCCAGTCCAGCTCCCAGCCACAACTCGGGCACCCCTGCTCCCTATGCCCAGGCTGTGGCCCCACCAGCTCCCAGTGGGCCCAGCACGACCCAGCCCCGGCCCCCCAGCGTCCAGCCTAgcggaggcggaggcggcggCAGCGGAGGTGGAGGGAGCAGCAGCAGTAGTAACAGCAGTGCCGGTGGAGGGGCTGGCAAGCAGAATGGCGCCACCA GTTACAGCTCAGTTGTGGCAGACAGCCCGGCAGAGGTGGCTTTGAGCAGCAGTGGGGGCAACAATGCCAGCAGCCAGGCCTTGGGCCCCCCTTCCGGCCCCCACAACCCACCTCCCAGCACCTC GAAGGAACCCAGTGCGGCAGCCCCAACGGGGGCTGGGGGCGTGGCCCCAGGCTCAGGGAACAACTCAGGGGGACCCAGCCTCCTGGTGCCACTGCCTGTGAATCCTCCCAGCTCCCCAACGCCCAGCTTCAGTGATGCCAAGGCAGCCGGTGCCCTGCTCAATGGGCCTCCACAGTTCAGCACCGCCCCAGAAATCAAG GCCCCTGAGCCTCTGAGCTCCTTGAAGTCCATGGCGGAACGGGCAGCCATCAGCTCTGGCATTGAGGACCCTGTGCCAACGCTGCACCTGACCGAGCGAG aCATCATCCTGAGCAGTACATCAGCACCTCCGGCCTCAGCCCAGCCGCCCCTGCAGCTGTCAGAGGTGAACATACCGCTGTCGCTGGGTGTCTGTCCACTGGGCCCTGTGCCCCTCACCAAGGAGCAGCTCTATCAGCAGGCCATGGAAGAGGCCGCCTGGCACCACATGCCTCACCCCTCTGACTCTGAGCGTATTCG GCAGTACCTCCCCCGGAACCCCTGTCCGACGCCCCCCTACCACCACCAGATGCCACCCCCACACTCGGACACTGTGGAATTCTACCAGCGCCTGTCGACCGAGACACTCTTCTTCATCTTCTACTATCTGGAG GGCACTAAGGCACAGTATCTGGCAGCCAAGGCCCTAAAGAAGCAGTCATGGCGATTCCACACCAAGTACATGATGTGGTTCCAGAGGCACGAGGAGCCCAAGACCATCACTGACGAGTTTGAGCAG ATCCCAGACCACCTCCTCGTCCACTCACTGACCGCCTTCTCCCCCGGCCAGGGCACCTACATCTACTTTGACTACGAGAAGTGGGGCCAGCGGAAGAAGGAAGGCTTCACCTTTGAGTACCGCTACCTGGAGGACCGGGACCTCCAGTGA
- the CNOT3 gene encoding CCR4-NOT transcription complex subunit 3 isoform 9 (isoform 9 is encoded by transcript variant 9): MLETILRMLDNDSILVDAIRKIKDDVEYYVDSSQDPDFEENEFLYDDLDLEDIPQALVATSPPSHSHMEDEIFNQSSSTPTSTTSSSPIPPSPANCTTENSEDDKKRGRSTDSEVSQSPAKNGSKPVHSNQHPQSPAVPPTYPSGPPPAASALSTTPGNNGVPAPAAPPSALGPKASPAPSHNSGTPAPYAQAVAPPAPSGPSTTQPRPPSVQPSGGGGGGSGGGGSSSSSNSSAGGGAGKQNGATSYSSVVADSPAEVALSSSGGNNASSQALGPPSGPHNPPPSTSKEPSAAAPTGAGGVAPGSGNNSGGPSLLVPLPVNPPSSPTPSFSDAKAAGALLNGPPQFSTAPEIKAPEPLSSLKSMAERAAISSGIEDPVPTLHLTERDIILSSTSAPPASAQPPLQLSEVNIPLSLGVCPLGPVPLTKEQLYQQAMEEAAWHHMPHPSDSERIRQYLPRNPCPTPPYHHQMPPPHSDTVEFYQRLSTETLFFIFYYLEGTKAQYLAAKALKKQSWRFHTKYMMWFQRHEEPKTITDEFEQVRAPPPLFPLLGLG, from the exons ATGCTAGAGACCATCCTGCGCATGCTGGACAATGACTCCATCCTCGTTGACGCCATCCGCAAGATCAAGGACGACGTTGAGTACTATGTTGACTCATCCCAGGACCCCGACTTCGAGGAGAACGAGTTTCTCTACGATGACCTGGACCTCGAGGACATTC CACAGGCGCTGGTCGCCACCTCCCCTCCCAGCCACAGCCACATGGAGGATGAGATCTTCAACCAGTCCAGCAGCACGCCCACCTCAACCACCTCCAGCTCTCCCATCCCGCCCAGCCCAGCCAACTGTACCACG GAAAACTCTGAAGATGATAAGAAGAGGGGACGTTCCACAGACAGTGAAGTCAGCCAG TCTCCAGCCAAAAACGGCTCCAAGCCTGTCCACAGCAACCAGCACCCTCAGTCCCCAGCTGTGCCGCCCACCTACCCCTCCGGCCCCCCGCCTGCTGCCTCTGCCTTGAGCACCACTCCTGGCAACAATGGGGTCCCCGCCCCCGCAGCACCCCCAAGTGCCCTGGGCCCCAAGGCCAGTCCAGCTCCCAGCCACAACTCGGGCACCCCTGCTCCCTATGCCCAGGCTGTGGCCCCACCAGCTCCCAGTGGGCCCAGCACGACCCAGCCCCGGCCCCCCAGCGTCCAGCCTAgcggaggcggaggcggcggCAGCGGAGGTGGAGGGAGCAGCAGCAGTAGTAACAGCAGTGCCGGTGGAGGGGCTGGCAAGCAGAATGGCGCCACCA GTTACAGCTCAGTTGTGGCAGACAGCCCGGCAGAGGTGGCTTTGAGCAGCAGTGGGGGCAACAATGCCAGCAGCCAGGCCTTGGGCCCCCCTTCCGGCCCCCACAACCCACCTCCCAGCACCTC GAAGGAACCCAGTGCGGCAGCCCCAACGGGGGCTGGGGGCGTGGCCCCAGGCTCAGGGAACAACTCAGGGGGACCCAGCCTCCTGGTGCCACTGCCTGTGAATCCTCCCAGCTCCCCAACGCCCAGCTTCAGTGATGCCAAGGCAGCCGGTGCCCTGCTCAATGGGCCTCCACAGTTCAGCACCGCCCCAGAAATCAAG GCCCCTGAGCCTCTGAGCTCCTTGAAGTCCATGGCGGAACGGGCAGCCATCAGCTCTGGCATTGAGGACCCTGTGCCAACGCTGCACCTGACCGAGCGAG aCATCATCCTGAGCAGTACATCAGCACCTCCGGCCTCAGCCCAGCCGCCCCTGCAGCTGTCAGAGGTGAACATACCGCTGTCGCTGGGTGTCTGTCCACTGGGCCCTGTGCCCCTCACCAAGGAGCAGCTCTATCAGCAGGCCATGGAAGAGGCCGCCTGGCACCACATGCCTCACCCCTCTGACTCTGAGCGTATTCG GCAGTACCTCCCCCGGAACCCCTGTCCGACGCCCCCCTACCACCACCAGATGCCACCCCCACACTCGGACACTGTGGAATTCTACCAGCGCCTGTCGACCGAGACACTCTTCTTCATCTTCTACTATCTGGAG GGCACTAAGGCACAGTATCTGGCAGCCAAGGCCCTAAAGAAGCAGTCATGGCGATTCCACACCAAGTACATGATGTGGTTCCAGAGGCACGAGGAGCCCAAGACCATCACTGACGAGTTTGAGCAGGTGAGGGCCCCGCCCCCTCTCTTCCCGCTGCTAGGGTTGGGGTAG
- the CNOT3 gene encoding CCR4-NOT transcription complex subunit 3 isoform 8 (isoform 8 is encoded by transcript variant 8) codes for MLETILRMLDNDSILVDAIRKIKDDVEYYVDSSQDPDFEENEFLYDDLDLEDIPQALVATSPPSHSHMEDEIFNQSSSTPTSTTSSSPIPPSPANCTTENSEDDKKRGRSTDSEVSQSPAKNGSKPVHSNQHPQSPAVPPTYPSGPPPAASALSTTPGNNGVPAPAAPPSALGPKASPAPSHNSGTPAPYAQAVAPPAPSGPSTTQPRPPSVQPSGGGGGGSGGGGSSSSSNSSAGGGAGKQNGATSYSSVVADSPAEVALSSSGGNNASSQALGPPSGPHNPPPSTSKEPSAAAPTGAGGVAPGSGNNSGGPSLLVPLPVNPPSSPTPSFSDAKAAGALLNGPPQFSTAPEIKAPEPLSSLKSMAERAAISSGIEDPVPTLHLTERDIILSSTSAPPASAQPPLQLSEVNIPLSLGVCPLGPVPLTKEQLYQQAMEEAAWHHMPHPSDSERIRQYLPRNPCPTPPYHHQMPPPHSDTVEFYQRLSTETLFFIFYYLEGTKAQYLAAKALKKQSWRFHTKYMMWFQRHEEPKTITDEFEQGTYIYFDYEKWGQRKKEGFTFEYRYLEDRDLQ; via the exons ATGCTAGAGACCATCCTGCGCATGCTGGACAATGACTCCATCCTCGTTGACGCCATCCGCAAGATCAAGGACGACGTTGAGTACTATGTTGACTCATCCCAGGACCCCGACTTCGAGGAGAACGAGTTTCTCTACGATGACCTGGACCTCGAGGACATTC CACAGGCGCTGGTCGCCACCTCCCCTCCCAGCCACAGCCACATGGAGGATGAGATCTTCAACCAGTCCAGCAGCACGCCCACCTCAACCACCTCCAGCTCTCCCATCCCGCCCAGCCCAGCCAACTGTACCACG GAAAACTCTGAAGATGATAAGAAGAGGGGACGTTCCACAGACAGTGAAGTCAGCCAG TCTCCAGCCAAAAACGGCTCCAAGCCTGTCCACAGCAACCAGCACCCTCAGTCCCCAGCTGTGCCGCCCACCTACCCCTCCGGCCCCCCGCCTGCTGCCTCTGCCTTGAGCACCACTCCTGGCAACAATGGGGTCCCCGCCCCCGCAGCACCCCCAAGTGCCCTGGGCCCCAAGGCCAGTCCAGCTCCCAGCCACAACTCGGGCACCCCTGCTCCCTATGCCCAGGCTGTGGCCCCACCAGCTCCCAGTGGGCCCAGCACGACCCAGCCCCGGCCCCCCAGCGTCCAGCCTAgcggaggcggaggcggcggCAGCGGAGGTGGAGGGAGCAGCAGCAGTAGTAACAGCAGTGCCGGTGGAGGGGCTGGCAAGCAGAATGGCGCCACCA GTTACAGCTCAGTTGTGGCAGACAGCCCGGCAGAGGTGGCTTTGAGCAGCAGTGGGGGCAACAATGCCAGCAGCCAGGCCTTGGGCCCCCCTTCCGGCCCCCACAACCCACCTCCCAGCACCTC GAAGGAACCCAGTGCGGCAGCCCCAACGGGGGCTGGGGGCGTGGCCCCAGGCTCAGGGAACAACTCAGGGGGACCCAGCCTCCTGGTGCCACTGCCTGTGAATCCTCCCAGCTCCCCAACGCCCAGCTTCAGTGATGCCAAGGCAGCCGGTGCCCTGCTCAATGGGCCTCCACAGTTCAGCACCGCCCCAGAAATCAAG GCCCCTGAGCCTCTGAGCTCCTTGAAGTCCATGGCGGAACGGGCAGCCATCAGCTCTGGCATTGAGGACCCTGTGCCAACGCTGCACCTGACCGAGCGAG aCATCATCCTGAGCAGTACATCAGCACCTCCGGCCTCAGCCCAGCCGCCCCTGCAGCTGTCAGAGGTGAACATACCGCTGTCGCTGGGTGTCTGTCCACTGGGCCCTGTGCCCCTCACCAAGGAGCAGCTCTATCAGCAGGCCATGGAAGAGGCCGCCTGGCACCACATGCCTCACCCCTCTGACTCTGAGCGTATTCG GCAGTACCTCCCCCGGAACCCCTGTCCGACGCCCCCCTACCACCACCAGATGCCACCCCCACACTCGGACACTGTGGAATTCTACCAGCGCCTGTCGACCGAGACACTCTTCTTCATCTTCTACTATCTGGAG GGCACTAAGGCACAGTATCTGGCAGCCAAGGCCCTAAAGAAGCAGTCATGGCGATTCCACACCAAGTACATGATGTGGTTCCAGAGGCACGAGGAGCCCAAGACCATCACTGACGAGTTTGAGCAG GGCACCTACATCTACTTTGACTACGAGAAGTGGGGCCAGCGGAAGAAGGAAGGCTTCACCTTTGAGTACCGCTACCTGGAGGACCGGGACCTCCAGTGA